One genomic region from Haloarcula taiwanensis encodes:
- a CDS encoding orotidine-5'-phosphate decarboxylase: protein MHFFDRLADRIATADSVVSVGLDPDPDRLPDSVLDADLPRWQFNRRIIDATHEHAACYKPNAAFYEDPDGWRALEETIAYAHGKDVPVLLDAKRGDIGNTARQYAQILDDEAGPAADAITVNPFLGRDSLEPFLQCADKGVFVLGRTSNPGGEDLQDLELASGEKLYERVVHLADLWNGNGNVGLVVGATNPDELEEIRELVPDIPFLVPGVGAQGGDAEAAVEHGLADGVGLVNSSRGIIFAGEDADARRDDSGDAFFKAAGQSARQLKERLNQFR from the coding sequence ATGCACTTCTTCGACCGCCTCGCGGACCGCATCGCGACCGCCGACAGCGTGGTATCGGTCGGTCTCGACCCGGACCCCGACCGCCTCCCAGACAGCGTGCTGGACGCCGACCTCCCGCGCTGGCAGTTCAATCGCCGGATTATCGACGCGACCCACGAGCACGCCGCGTGCTACAAGCCAAACGCCGCCTTCTACGAGGACCCCGACGGCTGGCGCGCCCTCGAAGAAACCATCGCCTACGCACACGGCAAAGACGTGCCGGTCTTGCTGGACGCCAAGCGGGGCGACATCGGCAACACCGCACGGCAGTACGCCCAGATTCTCGACGACGAGGCAGGCCCCGCCGCCGACGCCATCACGGTCAACCCCTTTCTCGGACGAGACTCGCTGGAGCCGTTCCTCCAGTGCGCGGACAAAGGGGTGTTCGTTCTCGGGCGCACCTCGAACCCCGGCGGCGAGGACTTACAGGACCTCGAACTGGCCTCCGGCGAGAAACTGTACGAGCGCGTCGTCCACCTCGCTGACCTCTGGAACGGCAACGGGAACGTCGGTCTTGTCGTCGGTGCGACAAACCCCGACGAACTCGAGGAAATCCGCGAACTGGTTCCAGACATTCCGTTTCTCGTCCCCGGCGTCGGCGCGCAGGGCGGCGACGCCGAGGCCGCTGTCGAGCACGGCCTCGCCGACGGCGTCGGCCTCGTCAACTCCTCGCGGGGTATCATCTTCGCCGGCGAGGACGCTGACGCGCGGCGCGATGACTCTGGTGACGCGTTTTTCAAGGCCGCCGGCCAGTCGGCACGACAGCTCAAAGAGCGATTGAATCAATTCCGGTAG